One stretch of Streptomyces peucetius DNA includes these proteins:
- a CDS encoding lipid-transfer protein, with translation MTIRDRDALGGRAAVVGIGATEFSKDSGRSELKLAVEAVRAAVDDAGLSPADVDGMVTFTMDTSPEITVAQAAGIGELSFFSRVHYGGGAACATVQQAALAIAAGVADVVVCYRAFNERSGRRFGSGVQHREPSAEGAALGWNLPFGLLTPASWVAMAARRYLHVYGLTPDAFGHVAVTGRRHAATNPAAYFHGRPITPADHAASRWIVEPLRLLDCCQETDGGQALVVTSVERARDLPRPPAVVLAAAQGAGRAQEQMTSFYRDELTGLPEMGVVARQLWRTSGLAPADIDVGIIYDHFTPFVLMQLEEFGFCGPGEGADFVAGDVLSLNTHGGQLGEAYLHGMNGIAEAVRQLRGTSVNQIPGAATALVTAGTGVPTSGLVLGAAPG, from the coding sequence GTGACCATCCGCGACCGGGACGCGCTCGGCGGCAGGGCGGCCGTCGTCGGCATCGGGGCGACCGAGTTCTCGAAGGACTCCGGGCGCAGTGAGCTGAAGCTCGCCGTCGAGGCCGTACGGGCGGCGGTGGACGATGCCGGCCTCTCCCCCGCGGACGTGGACGGCATGGTCACGTTCACCATGGACACCAGCCCTGAGATCACCGTCGCGCAGGCCGCGGGCATCGGGGAACTGTCGTTCTTCTCCCGGGTCCACTACGGAGGGGGTGCGGCCTGCGCCACCGTGCAGCAGGCCGCGCTGGCGATCGCCGCCGGGGTCGCCGATGTCGTTGTCTGCTACCGGGCGTTCAACGAGCGCTCCGGCCGGCGTTTCGGTTCCGGTGTGCAGCATCGTGAACCGTCCGCGGAGGGCGCGGCGCTCGGCTGGAACCTTCCGTTCGGGCTGCTCACCCCCGCGTCCTGGGTCGCGATGGCCGCCCGTCGCTATCTGCACGTGTACGGGCTGACGCCCGACGCCTTCGGTCATGTCGCCGTCACCGGCCGGCGTCACGCGGCCACCAATCCCGCGGCGTACTTCCACGGCCGCCCGATCACCCCGGCCGACCACGCCGCCTCCCGGTGGATCGTGGAACCGCTGCGGCTGCTGGACTGCTGCCAGGAGACCGACGGCGGCCAGGCGCTCGTCGTCACCAGTGTGGAGCGGGCCCGTGACCTGCCACGCCCGCCGGCGGTGGTGCTCGCCGCGGCGCAGGGTGCCGGCCGTGCCCAGGAGCAGATGACCAGCTTCTACCGGGACGAGCTGACCGGCCTGCCCGAGATGGGGGTCGTCGCCCGGCAGTTGTGGCGGACCTCGGGGCTCGCCCCGGCCGACATCGACGTGGGGATCATCTACGACCACTTCACTCCGTTCGTGCTGATGCAGCTGGAGGAGTTCGGCTTCTGCGGGCCCGGTGAGGGGGCCGACTTCGTGGCCGGTGACGTGCTGTCGCTCAACACCCATGGAGGGCAGCTGGGAGAGGCGTATCTGCACGGGATGAACGGCATCGCGGAAGCGGTCAGACAGCTGCGCGGCACGTCGGTGAACCAGATACCGGGCGCGGCCACCGCGCTGGTCACCGCGGGCACCGGTGTGCCGACGTCGGGACTGGTTCTCGGGGCCGCTCCCGGGTAG
- a CDS encoding MaoC family dehydratase, translated as MERGPLGAGTALPSLAVPVTRTLIVAGAIASRDFQDVHHDAELAKEKGSPDIFMNILTTNGLVGRYVTDFFGERAVLRKVAIRLGAPNHPGDTMVLSGMVGAFDGTTAEVRIVGANSLGNHVTGTVTVTLPKEFQEPAEPEEGV; from the coding sequence ATGGAACGCGGCCCCCTCGGTGCCGGGACGGCGCTGCCTTCCCTCGCCGTGCCGGTGACCCGGACGCTGATCGTCGCCGGAGCCATCGCCTCGCGCGACTTCCAGGATGTGCACCACGACGCGGAGCTCGCCAAGGAGAAGGGCTCTCCGGACATTTTCATGAACATCCTGACGACGAACGGTCTGGTGGGCCGGTACGTCACCGACTTCTTCGGGGAGCGGGCCGTGTTGCGCAAGGTGGCGATACGGCTCGGCGCCCCCAACCACCCGGGCGACACGATGGTGCTGAGCGGCATGGTCGGCGCGTTCGACGGCACGACCGCCGAGGTCCGGATCGTCGGCGCCAACAGTCTCGGCAACCATGTCACCGGCACGGTGACGGTCACGCTCCCGAAGGAATTCCAGGAACCGGCGGAACCGGAGGAAGGCGTGTGA
- a CDS encoding bifunctional MaoC family dehydratase N-terminal/OB-fold nucleic acid binding domain-containing protein, with translation MTDELYARLKTYEGRAAATSGVGKDRVNEPMIRHWCEAMGDGNPAYAGPDAVAPPTMLQVWTMGGLSGHTGRAAAQDELFELLDGAGYTSVVATDCEQEYLRPLRPGDRVTYDAVIESVSERKTTKLGTGYFITTRMDVRAGGEPAGTHRFRILKYTPRARKPKGSRPRPVVNRDNAGFWEGVAEHRLLIQRCGGCGTLRFPWLPGCGRCGSPDWDTVEASGSGSVFSYVVMHHPPFPAFDPPFAVGLIELAEGVRIVSNVVGIPPDRVRVGMPVELEFSRIDGEFELPVFRGVQGGVG, from the coding sequence GTGACCGACGAGTTGTACGCACGGCTGAAGACGTACGAGGGGCGGGCCGCCGCGACCTCGGGCGTCGGCAAGGATCGCGTCAACGAGCCGATGATCAGGCACTGGTGCGAGGCGATGGGGGACGGCAACCCGGCGTATGCCGGGCCGGACGCCGTCGCCCCGCCGACGATGCTCCAGGTCTGGACGATGGGTGGTCTGTCGGGTCACACCGGCCGGGCCGCGGCGCAGGACGAGCTGTTCGAGCTGCTCGACGGCGCCGGTTACACCTCGGTGGTGGCGACCGACTGCGAGCAGGAGTATCTGCGGCCGCTGCGGCCGGGGGACCGGGTCACCTACGACGCGGTGATCGAGTCCGTGTCCGAGCGCAAGACGACCAAGCTGGGCACGGGTTACTTCATCACCACGCGGATGGACGTACGGGCGGGCGGCGAGCCGGCGGGCACACATCGCTTCCGGATCCTCAAATACACGCCCCGGGCCCGGAAGCCGAAGGGAAGCCGCCCGCGCCCGGTCGTCAACAGGGACAACGCGGGCTTCTGGGAGGGAGTGGCCGAGCACCGGCTGCTCATCCAGCGCTGCGGCGGGTGCGGAACGCTGCGTTTCCCGTGGCTGCCCGGGTGCGGCCGCTGCGGATCGCCGGACTGGGACACGGTGGAGGCGAGCGGCTCGGGAAGCGTCTTCTCCTACGTGGTCATGCACCATCCGCCGTTCCCGGCGTTCGACCCCCCGTTCGCGGTGGGGCTGATCGAGCTGGCAGAGGGGGTGCGGATCGTCAGCAACGTGGTGGGGATCCCTCCCGACAGGGTGCGGGTCGGGATGCCGGTGGAGCTGGAATTCAGCCGCATCGACGGTGAGTTCGAGCTGCCGGTCTTCCGGGGCGTACAAGGAGGTGTCGGCTGA
- a CDS encoding bifunctional DNA primase/polymerase → MAITARQTATLALAHALSAAERGLPVIPLSATKLPALRSPHRGDPDPVLCRGECGLPGHGVHDAITDPAGVRALFAAAPWATGYGIACGRPPHHLIGIDLDTKSSTDSMAELQHLALRHLFTIPETVTVLTPSGGRHLWLTGPPDTVVPNSAGRLAPGIDVRGTGGYLVGPGSVTAHGAYRLAPGTAHLPPAPCPRALLRLITPPARPRSRRGPAHGDGHGLVQFVLGAQEGQRNTRLFWAACRAYENGLGDTLTAALTDAAVHAGLTEREAEATIASAARLTTGRGTR, encoded by the coding sequence ATGGCCATCACTGCCCGGCAGACCGCCACCCTGGCCCTCGCCCACGCTCTCTCCGCCGCGGAGCGCGGGCTCCCCGTCATCCCCCTGTCCGCCACCAAACTCCCCGCCCTGCGCTCCCCCCACCGTGGTGATCCGGACCCGGTCCTGTGCCGAGGCGAATGCGGGCTCCCGGGCCACGGCGTCCACGACGCCATCACCGACCCGGCGGGCGTGCGCGCTCTGTTCGCGGCCGCCCCGTGGGCCACGGGCTACGGCATCGCGTGCGGGCGTCCACCGCACCACCTGATCGGCATCGACCTCGACACCAAGTCGTCGACCGACTCCATGGCCGAGCTGCAACACCTGGCGCTGCGCCACCTGTTCACCATCCCGGAGACGGTCACGGTCCTCACCCCGAGCGGTGGGCGCCACCTCTGGCTCACCGGCCCACCCGACACGGTCGTCCCCAACTCGGCCGGCCGGCTCGCCCCCGGCATAGACGTCCGCGGCACCGGCGGCTACCTCGTCGGCCCGGGCTCGGTCACCGCCCACGGCGCCTACCGCCTGGCCCCCGGCACGGCGCACCTCCCGCCGGCCCCCTGCCCCCGCGCCCTCCTGCGCCTGATCACACCCCCCGCGCGCCCCCGCTCCAGGCGGGGACCGGCCCACGGAGACGGACACGGGCTGGTCCAGTTCGTCCTCGGGGCTCAGGAGGGCCAGCGCAACACCCGGCTGTTCTGGGCGGCCTGCCGTGCCTACGAGAACGGTCTCGGCGACACCCTGACGGCCGCCCTCACCGACGCGGCGGTCCACGCCGGCCTCACAGAACGCGAGGCCGAGGCCACCATCGCCTCCGCCGCCCGCCTCACCACGGGCCGCGGCACCCGCTGA
- a CDS encoding SigE family RNA polymerase sigma factor — MTTPVCTSASKAAAPVPSYTPYTSFSSYVRARGPVLLRTARSLTSNPSDAEDLLQTALTKTYVAWERIEDHRALDGYVRRALLNTRTSQWRKRKVDEFVCDELPEQETGPAVDPAEQQALHDAMWRAVMKLPDRQRAMVVLRYYEDLSEAQTAEVLGVSIGTVKSAVSRALGKLREDPELAPVR, encoded by the coding sequence ATGACCACGCCAGTCTGTACGAGCGCTTCCAAGGCCGCCGCGCCGGTGCCGTCGTACACGCCCTACACCTCCTTCTCGTCGTACGTACGGGCGCGGGGGCCCGTACTGCTGCGCACCGCACGGTCGCTCACCTCGAACCCGAGCGACGCGGAGGACCTGCTCCAGACGGCGCTGACGAAGACGTACGTCGCCTGGGAGCGGATCGAGGACCACCGGGCGCTCGACGGATACGTCCGCCGCGCCCTGCTGAACACGCGCACGTCGCAGTGGCGCAAGCGCAAGGTGGACGAGTTCGTCTGCGACGAGCTGCCGGAGCAGGAGACCGGACCGGCCGTCGACCCCGCGGAGCAGCAGGCGCTGCACGACGCGATGTGGCGCGCGGTGATGAAGCTGCCGGACCGCCAGCGGGCGATGGTCGTGCTCCGTTACTACGAGGACCTGAGCGAGGCGCAGACGGCGGAGGTGCTCGGGGTGTCGATCGGTACGGTCAAGAGTGCCGTGTCGCGGGCGCTCGGCAAGCTCCGGGAGGACCCGGAGCTCGCACCGGTCCGCTGA